The following coding sequences lie in one Frigoribacterium sp. SL97 genomic window:
- a CDS encoding protein kinase domain-containing protein has translation MRPAERWEAQVRADSRLWRALGEPAQAQEAEALEKLRDLLPDDGIARAWTNLTFTDPEGRLNEVDALVLTKTGLIVVELKGWHGEISGNQSTWHHAGRTENNPRLLANAKAKRLASVLKDFARAANVPQGTVPYVSEAVVMHGRDSKLRLDQFGAESVWALDGFNVQGLAPDRNATGLLTQRRNTAIDKPRANLIDKLMDALGLMPRPKQRMIGQFSLDVGEPLGEGPGWQDFLVTHPQAKVKRRIRLFPYSKGASRDIQHAVDVRARREFQLTFGMTHPGIIGPLDLLTPEEGPALVFAYDPDEMSLGAYLEANAEILTYEDRERFVQDLAELVRFAHSQRLTHRALSPVSVRVKVTPDAAPSLRIRDWDLARRPGGVTTTSTEISRGVTDVIGHVEQEALLYLAPETLRGQTPASSQTLDVYGVGALGALILTGRSPAANLLALQELVASDAKGIDPRAVLPELADEYARVVIDATAFEEGQRTLGVAEFVDEFARARAVVRAEVWPKPERTTIDPLDASVGDIVGERFEIIKRRGSGSTGVALEVTDYERDFEYVILKLAKDDAAAARLAVEAEILDRLDHPRIVKRLDGPVAVGTRQGLLMSDAGLETIADRIRLEGKATIEQLERYALDLFDAVAHLESRGVFHRDIKPSNLAVKPDPGTRKPHLTLFDFSLAEEPLTNIRSGSKPYLDPYLGPTRQYDSAAERFAIAATLFELATGDPIWWEQGDAPTSASDAPIVQPGMFDAAIADGLVAFFRTALAPKQADRHASLDAMRKAWVASLAGAAADLDVEANDAKAAAATEPTPLAEAGLSARALSALARLRATTVGELLGVPPMQINQIRGLGEQVRREIQGRIREWRHRLAATTAEHNFTAEVPGRRAVEKFIATISVKQDETSEDRYKRVKKNQTLKVVTEDVARWVRELGYLATLDEIQRRLLREYGSTLNDPQRTGAAIAVTRSVLELDSRSREPLFVFQATRDRSKTAVAFAPEDETGLTFDEAELHLEALLHFGGVIDQLLGQQEIVSSSRLRDELLRSGAPPLRVSDTRLVQLAVGLSERGRLSSMGEVYRSDLDPAKAVELALRGAPTRELAVQTIEQRVRARFPEVSGVPGLPALDAPVKAAMPHLEWQEAAGKFVTRAIDTISLSHTNSATTWGRPAEDPTIAAKLKASIRDRAALTLVVPRKQSLLTSTARLAKEHGLTVVDLADVAIESLKSTATAKKVDWPTVLKADGEPADSRGRKNLERLGREAIIPAWTNLLAIAEPTIFMNAAVFARFGLVDLLATVTDLATPRAAARWFLLPRPLSGGTPDLDGVPMPFGADGWLELSLDAFEPAESSDSTRVTAPTELPTRKAPTT, from the coding sequence GTGCGGCCCGCCGAGCGATGGGAGGCGCAGGTGCGGGCAGATTCGCGGCTGTGGCGTGCCCTCGGAGAGCCGGCGCAGGCCCAGGAGGCAGAGGCGCTGGAGAAACTTCGTGACCTCCTGCCGGACGACGGCATCGCTCGCGCGTGGACCAACCTGACTTTCACGGATCCCGAGGGAAGGCTGAACGAGGTCGATGCGCTCGTCCTGACGAAGACCGGCCTGATCGTGGTTGAGCTTAAGGGTTGGCATGGCGAGATCAGCGGGAACCAGTCGACCTGGCACCACGCAGGGCGCACCGAGAACAATCCGAGACTCCTCGCGAACGCGAAGGCAAAGCGGCTCGCCAGTGTGTTGAAGGACTTCGCTCGGGCGGCGAATGTGCCGCAAGGCACCGTCCCCTACGTTAGCGAGGCGGTCGTCATGCACGGGCGCGACTCAAAGCTGCGCCTGGATCAGTTCGGAGCCGAGTCGGTGTGGGCGCTCGATGGTTTCAATGTGCAGGGACTCGCACCCGACCGCAACGCCACGGGCCTCCTCACCCAGCGCCGTAACACCGCGATTGATAAGCCCCGAGCGAACCTGATCGACAAGCTCATGGACGCCCTCGGCCTCATGCCCCGCCCAAAGCAGCGCATGATCGGCCAATTCTCCCTCGACGTCGGCGAGCCCCTTGGCGAAGGTCCTGGGTGGCAAGATTTCCTCGTCACGCACCCGCAAGCGAAGGTAAAGCGGCGCATCCGTCTTTTCCCCTACTCGAAGGGCGCGAGCCGAGACATTCAGCATGCGGTCGATGTCCGCGCGCGTCGCGAGTTCCAGCTCACGTTCGGGATGACGCACCCAGGCATCATCGGCCCCCTCGACCTACTGACTCCCGAGGAGGGTCCAGCACTTGTCTTCGCCTACGATCCCGACGAGATGAGCCTCGGCGCGTACCTGGAAGCGAACGCAGAGATTCTTACCTACGAGGACCGCGAACGATTCGTCCAGGACCTCGCCGAGCTCGTCCGATTCGCCCACAGTCAGCGGCTTACTCACCGTGCACTGTCACCAGTGAGCGTGCGTGTGAAGGTCACGCCGGATGCAGCCCCGAGTCTCCGCATCCGGGACTGGGATCTCGCCCGCCGGCCAGGCGGCGTGACGACCACATCGACAGAAATCTCCCGCGGTGTCACTGACGTCATAGGGCACGTCGAGCAGGAAGCCCTCCTCTACCTCGCGCCGGAGACCCTTCGCGGGCAGACGCCGGCGTCCTCGCAGACGCTCGACGTCTACGGCGTCGGCGCTCTCGGCGCGCTCATTCTCACCGGTAGGTCGCCAGCAGCAAATCTTCTTGCCCTCCAGGAGCTTGTCGCCAGCGATGCGAAGGGCATCGACCCGCGCGCTGTGTTGCCAGAGCTCGCTGATGAATACGCGCGGGTCGTCATCGACGCAACCGCGTTCGAGGAGGGGCAGCGCACGCTCGGCGTCGCCGAGTTCGTTGATGAGTTTGCGCGTGCGCGCGCCGTCGTGAGGGCTGAGGTGTGGCCCAAGCCAGAGCGTACGACGATCGACCCACTCGACGCCTCCGTCGGTGACATCGTCGGGGAGCGCTTCGAGATCATCAAGCGCCGCGGATCTGGATCGACCGGCGTCGCGCTCGAGGTCACGGACTACGAGCGAGACTTCGAGTACGTCATCTTGAAGCTCGCCAAGGACGATGCCGCTGCGGCCCGCCTCGCAGTCGAAGCAGAGATCCTCGACCGCCTCGACCACCCGCGGATCGTCAAGCGACTCGACGGCCCGGTCGCGGTCGGCACGCGTCAGGGCCTGCTGATGTCCGATGCGGGTCTTGAGACGATCGCTGATCGCATCCGCCTGGAGGGCAAGGCGACGATCGAGCAGCTCGAGCGCTACGCCCTCGACTTGTTCGACGCGGTCGCGCACCTGGAATCGAGGGGGGTGTTCCATCGCGATATCAAGCCCTCAAACCTCGCGGTGAAGCCGGACCCGGGAACACGCAAGCCGCACCTGACACTCTTCGACTTCTCCCTTGCGGAGGAACCGCTGACGAACATTCGCTCGGGCTCCAAGCCGTACCTTGATCCGTACCTTGGCCCGACCCGCCAGTACGACAGTGCCGCGGAACGCTTCGCCATCGCCGCGACGCTGTTCGAGCTGGCTACGGGCGACCCGATCTGGTGGGAGCAGGGCGACGCGCCAACCTCGGCGTCGGACGCGCCGATTGTCCAGCCGGGCATGTTCGATGCGGCGATCGCGGACGGGCTCGTCGCGTTCTTCCGAACGGCGCTCGCACCGAAACAGGCCGACCGGCACGCGAGCCTCGACGCGATGCGGAAGGCGTGGGTCGCCTCGCTCGCCGGTGCGGCGGCCGACCTCGACGTCGAGGCGAACGATGCGAAGGCGGCGGCGGCCACCGAGCCGACGCCGCTCGCCGAGGCGGGGCTCAGCGCCCGCGCCCTCTCGGCACTCGCCCGCCTCCGTGCGACGACTGTCGGGGAGCTGCTCGGGGTCCCGCCGATGCAAATCAACCAGATCCGCGGACTCGGTGAGCAGGTCCGTCGCGAGATTCAGGGGCGCATCCGGGAGTGGCGGCACCGTCTCGCCGCGACGACCGCGGAACACAATTTCACCGCCGAGGTCCCAGGACGCCGCGCCGTGGAAAAGTTCATTGCGACGATCTCGGTGAAGCAGGACGAGACCTCAGAGGACCGCTACAAGCGAGTTAAGAAGAACCAGACGCTGAAGGTGGTGACTGAGGACGTGGCGCGCTGGGTACGTGAGCTCGGCTACCTCGCGACGCTCGATGAAATCCAGCGGCGCCTGCTGCGGGAGTACGGATCGACACTGAACGACCCTCAGCGTACCGGCGCCGCGATCGCCGTGACCCGCTCGGTGCTCGAACTTGACAGCCGATCGCGCGAGCCACTATTCGTCTTCCAGGCGACCCGCGATCGGTCGAAGACGGCGGTCGCCTTCGCCCCCGAAGACGAGACTGGCCTCACTTTCGATGAGGCGGAATTGCACCTCGAGGCACTGCTCCACTTCGGCGGCGTGATCGATCAGCTCCTCGGCCAGCAGGAGATCGTCTCCAGCTCCAGATTGCGGGATGAGCTCCTCAGGTCCGGCGCTCCACCGCTGCGTGTGTCAGACACGAGGCTCGTGCAGCTTGCCGTTGGCCTGTCGGAACGCGGCCGTCTCTCGTCGATGGGCGAGGTGTATCGGTCTGATCTGGACCCAGCGAAGGCGGTCGAGCTGGCCCTCCGGGGCGCGCCGACGCGCGAGCTCGCCGTGCAGACGATCGAGCAGAGAGTCCGAGCTCGATTCCCGGAGGTGTCCGGTGTCCCTGGCCTCCCGGCACTCGATGCCCCGGTCAAGGCCGCGATGCCGCATCTGGAGTGGCAGGAGGCGGCGGGCAAGTTCGTCACGCGGGCCATCGACACGATTTCGCTTTCGCACACGAACTCCGCGACGACCTGGGGCCGGCCTGCGGAGGACCCGACCATCGCCGCAAAGCTCAAGGCGTCGATCCGCGACCGTGCCGCCCTGACCCTTGTCGTCCCGCGCAAGCAGAGCCTGCTCACCTCGACGGCAAGACTGGCGAAGGAGCATGGTCTCACCGTCGTCGATCTCGCCGACGTCGCAATCGAGTCACTGAAGTCGACGGCGACCGCGAAGAAGGTGGACTGGCCCACGGTTCTGAAGGCGGATGGCGAACCGGCCGACTCGCGCGGTCGGAAGAACCTGGAGCGCCTTGGGCGGGAGGCGATCATCCCCGCCTGGACGAACTTGCTCGCGATCGCCGAGCCCACAATCTTTATGAACGCCGCCGTGTTCGCTCGCTTCGGCCTCGTCGACCTCCTCGCGACGGTGACGGACCTCGCGACGCCGCGCGCGGCCGCCCGATGGTTCCTGCTGCCGAGGCCGCTCTCCGGTGGCACCCCGGACCTGGACGGCGTCCCGATGCCGTTTGGCGCGGACGGCTGGCTCGAGCTGAGCCTCGACGCATTCGAGCCTGCTGAATCCTCCGACTCGACCAGGGTGACCGCTCCCACAGAGCTGCCCACCCGGAAGGCGCCCACGACGTGA
- the pglX gene encoding BREX-2 system adenine-specific DNA-methyltransferase PglX, with translation MIDSAALLSDLKQVLKALEADLKVRAEDSSTDWGGRLHDEYDRAKAKERTGLAWIEWRDGEVSQAAVAWIIATVFIRFAEDNGLLAGAELDGRRVALPWIAAPGEGLERAVENETAFYAASPTMTSRDWLHQAFRTLASLPAGRPLVDPDHSPVWHARISATASDDLLRFFRHTTPAGELVHDFSDAEFDTRFLGDLYQDLSQYAKKTYALLQTPVFVEEFILDLTLTPAIAEFGLAGLKLIDPTCGSGHFLLGAFDRLVKGWAAAAPNVDLGERVQRALDSIHGVDLNPFAAAIARFRLTVAAIEAAGTKTLVAAPAFHYHVAIGDSLLGGQSVQLGFDLGDEKEFEYSVEDLQQHADILRPGQYHVVVGNPPYITIKDRALNQRYREMYSTCAGTYALSVPFMELFFRLALKPDGGAAAGYVGQITSNSFMKREFGKKLIEQFLSGVDLGTRVDLTHIIDTSGAYIPGHGTPTVVLIGRRRKPVTTNIRAVLSVRGEPTQPADPARGVVWREIVDHVGDITFDGPHVTISDIERALFAAHPWSLSGGGAGDLQQHIESGPGVRSLIVATGAQIGGAVRAGADDAFMRPRPLARERNIYPYYRHFVVGDGVRDWGDHGTEQIVFPYSEQLLPTSLVDQVLWPWRSLLAARATFQGTMADAGLRWTEYMQFTHWAADSRPAITFAEVATHNHFVLNRGGEVFKQTAPIIKLPNDASEDDYLGLLGVLNSSTALFWLRQVAHNKGNSTDSKGARVTGDPSFDTYQFNSTKVGAYPLPQTLPSGLARRVDLLARLLLDEGPAAVVSEGRSALIAAQHRWNDARRTMVALQEELDWQVYAAYGLVDRALAPSEPEIVMIEPSERPFEVRLARALAEGSEQSAWFDRHGRTPVTEAPNSGSQAWNDLWRARYDAAESGFINMLERPEYKRRWAGATWKQLVAKAAVEALLDRLEAPELWRDGRGVPLVRSVAQVADDLRRDDAFRELLSIRLGTQDYDLHAEVGKLLAGDAVPGLAVLRYKESGIEKFRAWERTWELQRAEDSGERVDVPVPPKYAQGDFLKTSYWSARGKLDVPRERFIAFPGSRLPEDTTELYGWAGWDHGERGQAVARLANDLSRAGSHDEQTIPLVGVLLELEPWLKQWHHDIDARSGVSPATAVSGITTSLLGRLGLGRDQVVAWRPPAPTRRRKSAS, from the coding sequence GTGATCGATTCCGCTGCTCTGCTCTCCGACCTCAAGCAGGTCCTCAAGGCCCTGGAGGCCGACCTCAAGGTTCGCGCCGAGGACTCGTCGACCGACTGGGGCGGACGCCTGCACGACGAGTACGACCGTGCTAAGGCGAAGGAGCGCACTGGCCTGGCCTGGATCGAGTGGCGTGACGGCGAGGTGTCGCAGGCAGCGGTCGCCTGGATCATCGCGACGGTGTTCATCCGCTTCGCCGAGGATAATGGCCTTCTTGCTGGTGCCGAACTTGACGGCCGACGGGTGGCACTCCCTTGGATCGCGGCACCCGGTGAAGGCCTGGAGCGCGCGGTGGAGAACGAGACCGCGTTCTACGCGGCATCACCGACGATGACGAGCCGTGACTGGCTGCACCAGGCGTTCCGCACGCTCGCCTCCCTGCCGGCCGGCCGGCCACTCGTCGACCCGGACCACTCGCCGGTGTGGCACGCCCGGATCTCGGCAACCGCCTCCGATGATCTGTTGAGGTTCTTCCGCCACACGACGCCGGCAGGCGAGCTTGTGCACGACTTCAGCGACGCGGAGTTCGACACCCGCTTCCTCGGCGACCTGTACCAGGACCTTTCCCAGTATGCGAAGAAGACCTACGCGCTGCTGCAGACCCCGGTCTTCGTCGAGGAGTTCATCCTCGACCTCACACTCACCCCGGCAATCGCCGAGTTCGGCCTCGCCGGGCTTAAGCTCATCGACCCGACCTGCGGCTCCGGCCACTTCCTGCTCGGCGCCTTCGACCGGCTCGTGAAGGGGTGGGCGGCGGCCGCACCGAATGTCGATCTCGGCGAGCGGGTGCAGCGCGCCCTCGACTCGATCCACGGCGTTGATCTCAACCCCTTCGCCGCCGCCATCGCCCGGTTCCGCCTCACCGTCGCCGCGATAGAGGCCGCCGGAACAAAGACACTCGTCGCTGCGCCGGCCTTCCATTATCACGTCGCGATCGGCGACTCATTGCTTGGTGGGCAGTCGGTGCAGCTCGGCTTCGACCTCGGAGACGAGAAGGAGTTCGAGTATTCAGTCGAGGACCTCCAACAGCACGCGGATATCCTTCGACCCGGGCAATATCACGTAGTTGTCGGCAACCCGCCATACATCACTATAAAGGATCGGGCTCTTAACCAGCGGTATCGGGAGATGTACTCAACATGCGCCGGTACATATGCACTGTCCGTGCCATTCATGGAACTGTTCTTTCGGCTGGCCCTGAAACCGGATGGCGGAGCTGCTGCCGGTTACGTCGGACAGATCACCTCCAACTCGTTCATGAAGCGGGAGTTCGGCAAGAAGCTGATCGAGCAGTTCCTGTCTGGAGTTGATCTCGGCACGCGAGTGGACTTGACCCACATCATCGATACTTCTGGCGCCTACATTCCCGGCCACGGCACACCGACTGTTGTTCTGATTGGTCGGCGTCGTAAGCCGGTAACGACGAATATCCGAGCGGTGCTCAGCGTTCGCGGCGAGCCGACCCAGCCTGCAGATCCCGCTCGGGGTGTCGTGTGGCGCGAGATCGTCGATCACGTTGGCGATATCACGTTCGATGGACCCCATGTCACAATTTCCGATATCGAGCGAGCGCTCTTCGCTGCCCATCCATGGTCCCTTTCGGGCGGTGGCGCAGGGGATCTTCAACAACATATCGAGTCGGGTCCGGGAGTTCGCTCACTAATCGTCGCTACCGGGGCCCAAATTGGCGGTGCAGTTCGAGCGGGGGCCGACGATGCCTTCATGCGTCCTCGCCCGCTAGCACGCGAGCGCAACATATACCCCTACTACCGGCACTTCGTGGTCGGCGATGGCGTGCGAGATTGGGGCGATCACGGGACCGAGCAGATTGTGTTCCCTTATAGCGAGCAACTGCTCCCAACAAGTCTCGTCGATCAAGTGTTGTGGCCGTGGCGGTCCCTGTTGGCCGCACGTGCCACATTCCAAGGCACCATGGCTGACGCCGGGTTGCGATGGACGGAGTACATGCAGTTCACTCACTGGGCCGCTGACAGTAGACCTGCGATCACTTTTGCGGAGGTGGCGACCCATAACCACTTCGTTCTCAATCGCGGCGGGGAGGTGTTTAAGCAGACGGCACCGATTATCAAACTGCCGAACGACGCGTCTGAAGACGACTACCTGGGCCTACTTGGGGTCCTCAACTCGTCGACAGCGCTCTTTTGGCTGCGCCAAGTAGCGCACAATAAAGGAAATTCGACGGACTCGAAGGGCGCGCGCGTTACCGGCGACCCGTCATTCGACACGTATCAGTTCAACTCGACGAAGGTGGGCGCGTACCCGCTACCGCAAACACTCCCGAGCGGCCTAGCTCGTCGAGTCGATCTGCTCGCGCGACTACTTTTGGATGAGGGACCGGCAGCTGTCGTCTCCGAGGGCCGCTCAGCGCTGATCGCAGCTCAACATCGCTGGAATGACGCCCGACGCACGATGGTCGCCCTCCAGGAGGAGCTCGACTGGCAGGTCTATGCGGCGTATGGCCTCGTGGACAGGGCTTTGGCACCCTCCGAACCGGAGATCGTGATGATCGAGCCAAGCGAACGGCCCTTCGAGGTGAGGCTCGCACGCGCGCTCGCGGAAGGAAGCGAGCAGTCGGCGTGGTTCGACCGGCACGGGCGCACGCCAGTGACAGAGGCCCCGAACTCGGGCTCTCAGGCCTGGAACGACCTTTGGCGGGCGCGCTACGATGCGGCCGAGTCCGGCTTCATAAACATGCTGGAGCGCCCCGAGTACAAGCGCCGCTGGGCCGGCGCGACCTGGAAGCAGCTCGTCGCCAAGGCGGCCGTCGAGGCGCTGCTCGACCGGCTCGAAGCGCCCGAGCTGTGGCGCGATGGGCGTGGCGTCCCGCTGGTGCGTTCCGTCGCGCAGGTCGCCGACGACCTGCGTCGCGACGACGCCTTCCGCGAACTACTGAGCATCCGCCTCGGCACTCAGGACTACGACCTCCATGCGGAGGTCGGCAAGTTGCTTGCCGGGGACGCCGTGCCCGGGCTCGCGGTGCTGCGCTACAAGGAGTCCGGCATCGAGAAGTTCCGGGCGTGGGAGCGCACCTGGGAGCTGCAGCGCGCCGAGGACTCCGGCGAGCGGGTCGATGTTCCCGTACCACCGAAGTACGCGCAAGGCGACTTTCTCAAGACGTCGTACTGGTCCGCGCGCGGCAAGCTCGACGTGCCGAGGGAGCGGTTCATCGCCTTCCCGGGCTCCCGCCTGCCCGAGGACACCACCGAGCTCTACGGCTGGGCCGGCTGGGACCACGGCGAACGCGGCCAGGCTGTCGCCCGCCTCGCGAACGACCTCAGCCGCGCAGGCTCGCACGATGAGCAGACCATCCCTCTGGTTGGGGTGCTGCTGGAGCTCGAACCGTGGCTGAAGCAGTGGCACCATGACATCGACGCCCGCTCGGGCGTCAGCCCTGCCACCGCCGTATCCGGGATCACCACATCGCTGCTCGGCCGCTTGGGGCTCGGGCGGGATCAAGTCGTCGCCTGGCGACCGCCGGCACCCACGCGCAGGAGGAAGAGCGCATCATGA